The region tgaTATCAGTACATAAATATGACACAAAAGTATGGACAATCAGCTTTCATTATCATCAGctatttacatacatttatgtTTGACCATTTTgcagaaacatgtttttgtgttgaCTCCCCAATTTTCAGCTGTGCAAAAGTAAGTCATGaacttaaaataatgaaatgccaTAAATATTCAGTCGCATAGCTCTTAAATGCAATAACTGTCCACAACCCATTGACATTACCAGCCATTTGCTATCATTCTTTGGAAGTGCCATTCCAGGCCTTCACTGCAGGTTCTTTCAGTTGATCTTTGTTTCAGTGGgtgactgttttgttttggtctCATCGGCCGATTCTCAGCTTCtattaaagggcattttttGAACACATTTTGAGTAATTCTGACCATAACGAAAAAAAGAcgccaaacacctgtctgactgaTCAGAAACAAGCTTTGGGAGGCATATATGGACGTGGCATTGACTACTATCTACAGAAGACTtgacaaacagaactacagaggctaaaCTGCAAAATGCTAatcactagctagctacaaaaacaggatgaccaggttacagtttgcaaagaagtacctAAAGGAGAAAAAGTATTGTGAACAGATCAAGATTTACTCGTATCTtgtgtggaggccaaaaggaactgaccaagatccaaagcataccacctcaccTAGTGCGgcctcacttgtcttcattgatgatatgcTGCAGAAACATGTTATCTGCTCAGGTTCAAGCAACTGCCTCAAAACACTTTGGATGATGCTTCATCCTATAACATGACAATTATTTCTGTGTCACAAAATTATTACACATTGAATGATGTACGggttgaatgaatgaactggaTGACGGCAAATCCTGGTTTATGCTGCTTCTGTGATGTCTGGTAATCTATGTTATGGTAGGAAATCATTTTCATCAGTTTCAAACTAAGCATGTAAACATCCAAAGCTATTCTCATCAGCACCTAGTAATGTTTATGCATCCCAGATTTCATGTAGTCATTTAATGCAAAAGATAaacaaagtactaaacatgactacttccatttacataacattaatatgtcccaaacattattgtGACCTGAAATATAAGTGCTGTAATTTGTACATGgcaaaaccaaaatatataaaaatacccttgAATAAAAGCTGAGTGATTAACCATTCTAACCATTACATGGTTACAGAACTCCTGAATCATTTGACAGAtctgtatatattatattaccAACAAATATCTTCACAGAAATATATCTCATTGTTCATAATACCCTTACCCATACTATATTAAATGCTAAGTtccattgttattttgaatttattcattcattagaaGGGTAATTCTGTTTCCTTGCTAAACTTATTTTTAgtgttacataaaaatacatttattcataGCTGTTCTACAGACACGTATTGCCACATAGAAGCAAAAGTGTGAAATACTGTAACCACATTGATAATTATCTTATAATTCTttaattcatgttattaaaCCAGTGTGAATGCTGAACACTCGTTTGGACGGAAGCTCAATTTAGAAATGGTCCCACCTCCAACCAGGCATCACAGAATTCAAGCCACACCTTTTCCTGTTTCCAGAATGCAAGGTCGTTATGAGCACAAAGTTGGTTTGACACTaaccaaaaaataagtattgaaTCTAGGCCCAAGTCTTTGAACAGGAAATTCAGAGGTGAAAAGTACAGCCTGTATGACACAGATCAGTCCATCAGGACTGGTGAAGCAGTGATAGTATACATGAGGACCCTGGCTTCACAATATCAGGTTGATATTATTCTCCATGCATGGTTGGTTTCATCCCTTAATTTGTTTATCACAAAAGCATAGTCTCCCAGGCTCAGTCTGCttgaggtgagggagagagactctgatattacaaaacatttatttgttgaaGGGCTCCAAGTCAGAGAGCAAAACTGCTCTTTTCTGGATCAGGCTCCTGATAAAATTCACACTGTTCAATTTTTTGTCAATTTGACAAGTGAGCGCACTGGTGCAAAATGTTTATTCGAAAGGCAAGTCTTGTTTGTGTGTCAATTGATTGGTTGCTTTAGTGATTGTGGCAGACTAAAGAAAGGCAGTGAAAAGCactgcatttttgttttattaatctgCTATTTTGTTTGAAACATCGCTCTTTCTTCCATCACCTTCAGGGTTCTCAGCATAAGACATGACAATGGTTGCAAGGCCAAGGTTGCAAATGATACAAAGCTCATATTCAACCTTTTGCCAGTAAACAATCCAATGAGATGTAAGATGAGATGTAGTAAACCAAAGAACTTCCTCAATCCCTgcaatattcattttaaataaatatatttaaaatatgaattaaatgttttgagCAGTTGAACAGCCCACAGAATGAAATCAGAGGAGAGAGGTTTGTTAAAATTATGACTATGCACCAAACTTGCTCAAATATGTTACACCACTGAAACACAAATTCCTAAGAGTGGTTCTTGAGGCTTTCAAAAAGCATGTTTTCTTTTACTCAAATTAAATTTAGCAAGGTttcatttatttgcatattctttggtattcattttattttaatcatgTCATGCAAAATAAGTCTCCATATTAGCATGTAAGGCCTACTGACAATGTAAAGGCACCATAAAGTGGGTATTTCACAATCAATTTGGAGATCAAAGAACTTAGGAATCAGCAGAGTACATCAGTACAGTAACTGCacttgaaaacaaacacatcttGCGTCTGCATTGTATAAAAATACCTGCTAAATACAGATACTGGGAGCTAGAATATCCACCATGCAAGATTCCACACGTCAACTGGGGGAAAGGCATCATATCATGAAATGTCCAGAGTAGTATAGGTGAAGAAAAGCCGTTTATCATCATGTATCCCTCAATTAATAATACTGCTCAGATATTAATtggtaaaacaaataatttattagTCAATTTAAAGTGCTTGAAGCGGTGGTGGTCAAGAATGTAAAACAGTTGTGTAAAGCTGGAAAACATAGTATCTtgagacaaaaatatatatatatttatagaacATGATGAATTCAccttaaatattattttgtgccCAATTCTTTTGTGTAAAATGTCTTTTTGTGCCCAAAGCCCAAACTGCACAGGAAACAGTTAGCAAGGAATTGGAACACagctgaaaaaaagagagaaccAGTAGTGTGCCCAAACCCTTGTTCTTATGGATCGGGGTCAGAAAGCTTCAATCACAATATACTGAGGCTCAAACACTTACCCAAGGTCCTCCACCCCAcaacacacccactcacaaatgcatgcacacgcacacacagctccacctcCCCTTTCCACACTTGTATTTTCTTTAAAAGCTGAACAATCATTGACCTCGAAGGGCACAGATAGGTCATTACTATTCATGGGCAATGCGTGTTTCAAAGCTCTAACTGCACATGTAACCATGCGAGTGAATTGCTTAATTATTCAACCATTTCAAACAGATCAAGGAGGTGGCTAGGCCTGGTTCAAGTGCAGTTGTGTCATACAGGTAACTGGAtgaaattttcattttaatccatCAGTTCCCACTGTGCTCATTATTGATTTCCTCCCCGGAGTTGAGATGGTTTGCTAGTTCCTGGATCACCATAGCCCTGCCGATTTGGTCGTTTCTCCTTTTTTCCATAATCAAGTCCTCCAAACTCTGAAATTCAAGAACATGGCTCCTTTTCTCCGACAATTGTAGTTTTAACCTATAAGGCTGCTTTCCAATGCGTATTTCGCCTCCGATTTTGAACTCACGCCTGCCAAATTTGCACCAGGCGGCAAAACATTCGGAGTTTCTCCAACTTAACTCCCTGTCCTTTGCTCCGACTTGTTCCATTGCGTTCTGTACCACTATGTCGGGGTTCAAAGCTTTGAATTTGTATAGGTCGTTGGCGACTCTGCCTCCTCTGCCTTGGCTGGCATCTGTCAAAAAAGTGTTCCTTATCTCGGCTCTGTGCAAATGAACGACCTGAAAGTCTCCCACGTAAACAGCCCAATGTGGGTACTGACCAGTCGCGATAAACTCCACCAAGTCACCAGGCTTACATTTGTTTGACAGATTCTCCGGCGAATATGTACCCATGTCTATGCTCTTAGTACTCTTCTCATAAACGCATTCGTCTCGATAGTAGACGGCACACTCCAGCTCATTCCGTTTATCATATTGCTTCTCTTCCTGATTTTGGTCATTTTCCGTCTCATGATTATCCTCTAGATCTTCGTCATCATTGGAAAAAATATAGGAAACCCCAATCCTTGGGCAGTCCTCCTCAGGATCCAACCCGTTCGGATCCGCTGTCGGAACTTCGGCGTAACTTAAATGAGTCAGTTTTTCAACCTGATTCCCCATGTCACTTCCCGGTAGCCGGATAAAATGTGACGGGGAAAGAGGACGCGATTCCACCTGTTAAAGGCAGGGGTCAGAGCTTCTGAAAATGCAACACGTAATACGACCTGGGAAAAACTAATTCCTGTGTGCGAAAGGGTTCCAATCCATCTTTAACAGCAGGAAGTCAGATATTACCAATAAAAGACCGCTATCCACAGAACAAAGTGTGTGACCTGAAAAGACATAAGGAAATGTTAGTAAAAAGTAATTTGGAATATAAAATAACCATTCAACTATCAATGTTCAAGTTGGCGTGGTAGGCTGTAGTACGTTCCAAACAGGTGTGTTCACCTGACATTgcccacaaacaaaaaatatggcTAATACCAAGAGACATTCAAAACGTGGTAACTCACCATACTTAATATTACATAATCGGATCCATGCAACTAATCGTCGATTACAAAATAACAAGGGGCATCTTACTTTTCCCCTCGCTGACTACCAAACGCATTATTCCAACGCTCAAAACGGCACACGAGAGCTTTGTGCAACTGCGACCCACAAAGAGGGGAAACTCGCCACAAGCAGTAATTACACACGGCTTGTCGCTTAAAGAGGTAGTGCTCATTTTATCAGCGCAACTCAGACTTCGATGTCGTTCCTCCTCGTCGTGAGACCTTGAGCAATTATTTCCTCAACAGGGGAAACAAGATTAACAAGgctgtgttaatgttttttttgcatggcaAAACCTGTTATTCATAGCCTAAGGCATGTGTCCATAATTCCTCAAATTGAATATAGGATAGGATATAGGGTTTTGTTACTTTGCCCGCATTTGTGTAAATAAACTCGTATCATCCTTCCTTTAGTAATTACTGGGAATGGTACACTAAAAACACTAAATCCAGTAACCACAGCATTGGTTGGTCAACTAGCCATGCACTCTGCAGAATGACATACAATTACCTAAGACAAGAAACGTCGGCCATGTGCAGTGCACCTACTCGCCTAATGATGTAATCGAGAATATGCAAATATCAGTCTTCCCAGAGTTAGGCATTCATATCgtttctcatttttaaaagaCACGCCatcttcaaaaataaatgtacattcgATCGTGTGTTTTTGTTATAGTGGACTGAAGTCGTAAGTAACGGAGGGCGAAACTAACGTGCGCATTTTCTCGAAAACGATGGGAGCTGCAATGACGTGGTTACTACGTGAGCTACCGCCGGAAAACTTTTTTGGGCGAGTTAAGCCcaagaaatgcatttcaatcCGATTAATCTTGTAtcgcaaaacattttattggttgCGCAGCCTTACGCACGGATTTCGAACTTATAGCATTTATTAAATcgatacaaacatgaaattatgtcaaacatacagtatgttgaaAGTAAAGAGAATTACAAACCCGGAAAACAGATATGACACTCAATGCACAGACATAGTTTACTGTTACTTTTGACCCACCCCTGTGTTACTTTTGTCCCGCTCGGCATTGCACTCGTTCTCGGCCTATTTATGTTAAACTCCTATATCCTAGAATTAAAATTACAGTTGATAATAGTGAGGAGGTGCAAGTTGTGTGTCATAAAATATGTGATCACTATTAATTTCGGAGTAagtggggtaaaaaaaaaagtgttactTTCTACTCTCCTCTACTAtgtcatatttacatttattctcTATGGTAGTATGATTCTCAAAGTTAAATATGAGCAGTGGGACATTACATTTCCTAGCTATAGCTTTATTGCTTCAAAagtcaaatgcgtaattgttttggattcaaatacttttctacgcatTACTGAGCTTGTATTGGAACCTgggaaatactctcaaaatgtTCAATCCCTACCTTTTTCATTGGCTCATTTGCGCCAGGTCTGGGCGTGACAGTACAGCAACAAGTacggcacacactcacatgtttAGGActggctttaaaaaatatttctaaatggCAACCAATTGTTCTTAGCCATTCTTTAGAGAGCAGTACTGCATATATTGTGAACCTAAACATAAATTACAGAATTGGATAAGAAACCAGGGTGAAAACCTTCAACAGACTAAGACCACCAGAACAATCATTAACCGTTGAACCATCATCAGATTAGTTGCAGCCCGTTTGTGAGTGGAGTGTTGTTTTGCTTCAGTTGTGACTCATGGAGAAATTGTGTGGGTAGCAGGAGCCAGCTGAAGTTCCCCATCTTCAGTAAAGTAGTCTAATTATAATATATactggtttaaaaaatattttcatagttTTGTAATTGTGTGGAGTTGAAACCAGACAAAGGCAAAAAGCACCTTGTTTTGAGAGGAAATAGGAAACCACAGAAGCCTACTGCCTCGGGTACCCACAATAGATTGTATGCTTGTCTTTTCATGTGACAATTTGTTCAGAGAAGCACCACCTATTCAGCTGTAATGTGTATTAGTTTACAGTCTTTTCAGGGCACCTGCAAGTGCATTTCTTACCTTAGTATTTTGGAAAGTGTTTTTCACAGTGGTTTTCACATTATATGGGGAAGGCAGGTAGCACTTCAAGTATTCATACTTTCTCATTTTATACAGGAAATGACAAAAACGCACCATGTTAaccacattaatatttatacagttgtgctcataagtttacataccctggcagattttgtgattttttggccatttttcagagaatatgagtgataatacaaaaactttttttttcactcatGGTTAGTGGttgggtgaagccatttattatcaaacaattgtgtttgctctttttaaatcataatgacaacagaaactATCCAAATGACCCTGATCAAAAGTTTACATACCCTAGTTCTTAATACCGTGTATTGCCCCCTTTAACAATCAATTCTTTTGTGGTAGTTGTGGATGAGGCACTTTATTTTCTCAGATGGTAAAGCTGCCCATTCCTCTTGGCAGAAAGCCTCCAGTTCCTGTAAGTTTGAGATCTCCCCAAAGTGGTTCAATGATATTGAGGtcaggagactgagatggccactcCAGAACCTGTAGCCAATGACAGGTCGACTTGgccttgtgttttggatcattgtcatgttggaacaTCCAAGTACGACCCATGCGCAGCTTCCGGGCTGATGAGTGCacatgctgcattcatcttgcCATCAATTTTGACCAAGTTCCCTGTGCCTTTGTAGCTCAcacatccccaaaacatcagcgATCCACCTCCGTGTTTCACAGTAGGAATGGTGTACCTTTCATCATAGGCCTTGTTGACTCCTCTCCAAATGTAGCGTTTATggttgtggccaaaaagttaaattttggtctcatcactccaaataactttgttccagaagtttTGAGgcttgtctctgtgctgtttggcGTATTGTAAGCGGCCTGCTTTGTGGCATTGGCGTAGTAATGGCTTTCTTCTGGCGACTCGACCATGCAgcccatttttcttcatgtgcCTCCTTATTGTGCATCTTGAAACAGCCAGAGAGTCCTGTATGTCAGCTGAAGttatttgtgggtttttctttgcaTCCCGAACAATTTTCCTGCCAGTTGTGGCTGAAAtttttgttggtctacctgaCCGTGGCTTGGTTTCAACAGAATCCCTCATTTTCCACTTCTTAATTAGAGTTTGAACACTGCTGATTGGCATTCTCAATTCCTTGGATATCTTTTTATATCCTTTTCCTGTTTTATACAGTTCAACTACCTTCTCCCGCAGATCCTTTGATAATTATTTTGCTTTCCCCATGGCTCGGAATCCAGCAATGTCAATGCAGCACTGGATGAAACATGCAGGGGTCTGTGAGGAGTCCAGAAACTCGCTgactttttatacacacacattgattaCAAGCAAACAGATCACAGGTGAGGTTGGTCACCTTTAATAGCCatttaaacctgtgtgtgtcaacttgtgtgtatgttatcAGGCAAAAACCTCCAGGGTATGTAAACTTTTGATCAGGGTCATTTGGATagtttctgttgtcattatgatttaaaaagagctaacacaattgtttgataataaatggcttcacccaaCCACTAACCATGagtgaaagaaaagtttttgtattatcactcatattctctgaaaaatggccaaaaaaatcacaaaatctgcCAGGGTATGTAAACTTATGAGCACAACTGTACATCACATTTATATATCTCATGCTTACATTTGCGCAAAGTGGTTTTTACTATCGCTTGGATACAGCTGATTATTGGAATTCCACAGCAACATACTGCTATATCACAGTAATTTCATGGACAAGTTGACTATGAATTCACAGTATTCAGTTgtcatttaattgtattttactgTGAACAAGTGTGTCATCGTATGTGTAATGCTATCAATCATGGTACAGGGAAGTTCAATTCAAATTTCAAAATTCACAGTAATTTGTTGGTCATATCACAGGAGATGGCCTAGAATGCATTGATTTATGGATGGAATACTGTAGTAGGATAATGCATTTGCCAAAGATTTTGGTGATGCAACAGAAGGTATGTTATGTTGCACATTCCAGTTTATGCCTGCTAAGGCTTATTTCAGATGTTACAAAGCCAATGCAGGAAATGTGGATGAAGATGTGTCTAATAGGATTCACAAAAGAAGTAGTAATCATTTAAATATAGGTACATGAGTGTGGCTTGTATGGATCAGTAACCCACCAATTACAACCCACAGTCTCAGTGGAAAGGCCATATGTACCACAGCAAGCCAAGTTGCGACTCACAGCCATAAGGTGGCCCAATCTACACTGTACGTGCACCAGTATCTTTTGTGTTGTACGGCTGGGTATTTGGGCTCCTGCCATTCCTGGACCGCCCTCCTGGACTATACAGGGCCTCTTTGTTCCACCCAACAGATGTCGCCAACGTCCAGAACTCGATAGAGTTCTTGACTCAACAATTGCTGTTCTTGACAGAGGTGCAGGAGTTGTAGTGCCGTTGAGTGACCTACCATCTCCAAAGGAGAAAGCCTCCATCTCAGTGGAGGAGAACTGAAAGGCGGCAGTGTCCGGGTACGCCGCTCCCCAGGCCCAGCCTTCCCAGCAAGCAGGGTGATAACATAGGTGAATTTGGAGTGCTCAGAGGGAAATGAAGAGGGCTAAAGCTCGAAAACCAGGGTTAGGGAGGCACTGGGTGAGGAAGGCACAGCAGGAACCGGGCTGGCCCGTCAGGCGTGGGCAGACGGGCTCGGAAACCTCTTGAGAGGCAGCTGTGGACTGGACCTGGAGCAAGAGCTGGCGCCTTGGCGAGGGGTCGCAAAatctgttcagagatggtctgcATGGTTTGTTGGAGTAACCCTAGCTCTGCGTTGTGCTGTCCCAGGCGAGCACCCTGATTCAAAATGGCCTCGGAAGCCTGTCATGGGTCTGCTGGTTCCATAGCGGCTAGATTGTGTTGTGTTAGGAGAACCGATCAAAACCACTCACAGACACCAAGATGAAGTAAATAACAGGCTTTAATCAAAGTATACAGAAAAGGTCAATGTCCAACAAACAGGACAATAAGGGGTAGGCAGTAACGTGGTTAAGTCCAGGCAAGGGGTCAAAGTCTAAGCAACCAGAGCAATTAGGAGAAGGTAGGGCGATGTCCAagaacaggcagaggttggaacCAGGAAATCAATCAGCGGGGCTGGAGAACAGGAGGGTgaagggctggagcagggcggGATGACACAGGACTCGGAGACAGGAACTCAGGAAACAGGTAAGGGCAGGCAGGAAAAAACGCTGGCAATTGCAGGGCAAAGGATGATCTGGCACAGGACAAAGCAACAGGTAGGTTTAAATACACTAATGATGAGACAACGAGAGACAGGTGAGACGATTACAGCTGTAGAAACATATCAGGTGTGGGGGACATAGACACATAATAGGGAAAAGGGAAAGCGTGAATACCATTGCAGAAAACACATAGAGACGGAGAAACCAGGAAATTAACTACAACACAGAGGCATGGGATATGACAGGTATTAATGACCCTAATATAGAGTCCCAGAGCAGCCTAGTCTATGGGAGAGTATTACAATGTGTGAGAtggtgcagtatgtgtgtggcaGGGCAGCTGGTAACCTTGTTAGGATCCGTACTCCGCCATGCTGTGGAATGGGGCTTATGTGccgtctgcctgtcaccctcagTGCAGAGCCACCCCTCCCATGGGACAACAGTCCAGCTTTGAATTAACTCCCTAAAACAGCAGGCCCAAATCTCTGTccctaaagtgtgtgtgtgtgtgtgtgtgtgtgtgtgtgtcttctacCAAGGCAAATTGTGTCAGTATGTCTCACTGGTTCTCTACCACTTCCCCATCTCCCCCTAACCCAGATTTCTCTTCCCCCTCcacgcacacctacacacctaaacacccacacaccacaatATATCCCCTGCACGTGGCTCCAGCTTAATCCTGCTTTAGCTAAATTGACTATTCAGGCTCCAATCTCCTGTCACTGTGCAAATCAGAGAGGGTGTCCAAATCCTGTTTGAGCTGGGGTTGATTATTTATCTTGCTGTTGGTTTTCTACAGTAAAGCTTTCATTGCATTACACCCAGTTACAAACTAACACCTCTGCTGATAATTGGATGTCCACATGTTAACaaattcattttgtgtttgtcatttCTGTTAAATGGAAGCATTGCAGATCTCACCCTTTAGCTGGTCATTTTTAAGGAATACAATTGTGTTTTATTCTAAAGAAAGGTTGAGCCATCTCTCTGATCAGATGGAAATTAAATGGATTCAATTCCTTTAGAAACCTTTTGTCTATCAGCTCTGCTTTGCTTGGGGAGAACAATGCTTTGTATGTGTTGGCCAAAGAGAACCTTTTAGTCAGCAGTACAGAGACTGCaagatatatataaaaaatatttatttattatttaattatgacataaaaaaggacatttttacTTGTTTCAACACATCATTTTTATGTCATGCTCAAAATGTACATTCACTTCGACAGTCTGTACTGGTGCAGATTTAgaatcccccccctcccaccaacaGACATGTAGACCTGCCTGATGAGTCACTCAGTTCCTACAATATTTGAAGCATTTTGCCTGTTGATGACTGTACTACTATGATAAATTATAATCAAGATTTGATTATATTGGAGGAGAAGTTGAAAAGTACTAAACAGCTAGGAAATAAAAGGGGTCACCATATTGTGTTGTTATGCAAACATTTGTATGCAGGCAgaagaaacaaaacacaacaaatctCTCAGTTTCTTAATCCAAAACCTCCTGTAGTTCATGCATCAAACCAGTGTGCACAATGCAACATTAGTCCCAGGAACAGACGCCACGGGTGTGGGGTCGGGGCTGGTGATCTCATCACCAGAATAAACCAGTACCACAGGCATCAGCTGCAAGCTGTCCTCCCGCACATTTCAGAAGCGCT is a window of Conger conger chromosome 1, fConCon1.1, whole genome shotgun sequence DNA encoding:
- the LOC133137039 gene encoding protein LRATD2-like translates to MGNQVEKLTHLSYAEVPTADPNGLDPEEDCPRIGVSYIFSNDDEDLEDNHETENDQNQEEKQYDKRNELECAVYYRDECVYEKSTKSIDMGTYSPENLSNKCKPGDLVEFIATGQYPHWAVYVGDFQVVHLHRAEIRNTFLTDASQGRGGRVANDLYKFKALNPDIVVQNAMEQVGAKDRELSWRNSECFAAWCKFGRREFKIGGEIRIGKQPYRLKLQLSEKRSHVLEFQSLEDLIMEKRRNDQIGRAMVIQELANHLNSGEEINNEHSGN